The DNA sequence TTTAAATTAACCTTGAATAAGATTATGTTTTCTTATAATATATTGATAACTTAAAATTATTATCGAAAGGAATCTATTATGAAAAATTTTAAAATAAAACTTACTAGAGATACTTTTAATTTTAGATTTAAACAATATGAAGGTACATATTTTTTTGGAGATGTAAATGAAGAAACTCAAGTAGTTAAATATAAAATAACTAAAGATGAACAGGGATTAGAATTAAAAGAGTTTGGAAATACACATATAAAAGATAATATGTTATATATACCACAAGTTGAAGCTTATATAGATTTAAATAGTCTAAAATAGTAGGCTACAATATATAAAATCTATAGATTATGTAAATTGCTGCCATTTATTTTATTTGGTGGCAATTTTTTTAGTTAATTCAGCTATTTATACTTATTTTATTGTTTGAGTCATATAATATATGGTATATATATATAACATAGAAAGTTTAATAATTTAATTAGTTCATATATAGCTTAGTTAAAAATAATTACAAAGTAAAAATTTAAACTGTCAAAAATGTAAGAAATGTTTAAGACTAAGGTAAGGATCTTTTAATGATTTGTATGTATAATAGGATTATCAAATAAAACAAATCAAAGGGGGCAATATATATGACAATAATATTAGGAACTTTAATAATAGCTCTATTTATACTGGCAGCAGGGGCTGGGTTATTAGAAGAACAATTAGAATCAATAAATAAACAATAATTTATATAGATAAAACGCTCACTATTTGAGCGTTTTTTATTTTTATACAATAATGTAACTATATAATCTTTATAGTATGTTAAAATATTGTAAAGATTAATATTAAAGGTAGGTATAGAGTACGTTATGAATAATGTCAAATTTTCGATAAAAAAAATCAAGGGGATATCATCAGATCCAAAAATTTTATATACCAAAGCAATTTTTTATATGAAACTAGGTAAAATCTCTGAAGCTATGGATTTGCTTACCCAAGCTTCTATAAATAATTACAGTAAAGCACAGTATACGTTGGCTAAACTGTATCATGGTGATGGAAATATAGAAGAGGCAGAAAAATGGTATAAATTAGCTTTTAAAAATGAAGTAGAAGAAGCTGCTTATGATTTAGGTAATATATACTATAAATTAAATGCCTATGAGTATGCTATATACTGGTATGAAAAATTAGCTTTATTAGGACACTTAAGATCCCAAAATAATTTAGGTGTTCTACATTTTAAATTAGGGGATAACCAAAGGGCTTTAAAGTGGTTAGAAGAAGCAAGTAACGGAAAGCTTTCCGATGCATTTTATAACCTTGGTATAATATATGAAAAACAAGAAGATTTAGAAAGAGCTTTTAATTATTATAAAAAAGGAGCTATATTAGGAAATAATTATGCTAAATATAACTTAGCTGTTATATATCAAAATCATGATGATTTAAAAAATGCCATATCATATTATAAGCAATTATATAAAGTGGGAAATGATAAAGCTTGCTTTAATTTAGGATTGATATTAGAAACTGAAGATAATCTAGAAGAAGCAAAGATATATTATAAAAGGGGAAGTGAAAATGGTAATATTGATTGTACTTATAGATTAGCCTGTATATATGATGAACAAGAGGACTATGAAAATGCAAAAGTTTACTATAAAGAAGCTTATGAAAAAGAATACAAATTAGCCGGCTATAAATTAGCAAATATTTATAATAGAGATAGTGAATTAGATGTAGCAAAAAAATATTATGAAGAGGTATCAGATTATAATACAGCTGCTATAAATAATTTAGCAGGAATACTATTTGAGGAAAAAAATTACGAAAAAGCTATTAATTTATATGAAAAAGCAATAAGTCATGGAATTGAAGAAGCTAAGGAGAATCTAGGAGATTTATATTCTCAAATAAATGACTTTGATAAAGCGATACATCACTATTTAACTATAGATAGAATATTATCTGTTCAGATAAAACTAGCTAATATATATGAATCATTAGGAAATACAGAAAAAGCTATTGAATACTATAGTAAAGCTTTAGAAAACGGTGATGTCGAATCTATATATAGATTAGGGATAATTTATGAAAAATTAGAAGATTACCAAAAGGCTAAAGACTATTACATACAAGCTGTAGAAAAAGAACATATTAATGCAAGAATACATTTAGGTAAAATTGCATTTGAGGATGAGGATTATGAATTGGCTAAAAGAATGTTTGAAGTTCCAGCAAATGAAGATAATATATATTCTCAGCATATGCTAGGTATAATCTATAGTATATACTTGAAAGATTATGTAAGCGCTAAATATTGGTATGAAAAACCAAGATTAAATGATTGTATAGAATCCATTTTCAACTTAGGACAATTAAGTTTAAAATTAAATGAAGATTCGGAAGCTGAAAAGTATTTTAAAGAAGGAACTAAATTAGGTGATAAAAAATGTAAGTATATGTTAGCTAGCTTATACTATAAAAAAAGTTATGAAAACTATGAAAGTTTAGCTAAAGAAAACTATGAAAACAGCCAAGAGGTTTTTGATAAGTTACCTAAATTAATATTAAACTTTGACCAAATACTAATACCTCAATTTGAAACTATAGATAATATATCAGAAGATGAAGAAGAATATGTTCCAAGATATATATTAAGTGTAGAAGAGGATAATAATTATGTATATAAAGAAAAATCGACTGAGATGATAGTTGATGGAGCTTTAGAATTTAATATTGAAAATATAACTAAATAAATAAAAAGATGGGTAAAAACACCTTAAAGAACATATGTTCTTATTAGTGATTTTACCCATTTTTATTATTTTAATTAATATTATCTAAAAAAATTTGATATGAATCCTGTATGTTCATTAAATATATTAAGTCCTATAAATATTAAGATTATACCACCAATAATTTCTGCATAGTTTTTTAATATAGGTCCAATTTTCTTTCCTATTAATATACCTGTAAAACATACTAAAAATGTTATTATTGCAATAGATGTAACAACTTCGATTATAGATATGTTTAAAAATGCAAAGCTAACTCCTACAGCAAGAGCATCTATACTTGTAGCTACTGATAAAACTAACAAGTCTTTTGTCTTAATATCAACAGTAGAAGTATTTTGGCTTAAACCATTAATTTCTAAATCCATTGCTACCTCATCTTTTTTATTTTCCTTTATTGATTCATATATCATTTTAATACCTAAAAATGATAGTAGTATAAGTGCTATCCAATGATCAAAAGTTTTTATGTATTTTTCAAAACTAATACCCAATAACCATCCGATTAAAGGCATACCTCCTTGAAATAAACCAAAGAAAAAAGCTATTTTAAAAGCTATTTTTTTTGTTATGTTTTTCATAGTCATTCCTTTTGTTATAGATACAGCAAAAGCATCCATAGATAAAGCGAATGATGTTAATAAAACTGAAACTAAACTCATTTTCATTCCTCCTTAACGTTTTATAATATGCACAAAAAAACGAGACTTATACACGAAAAAATCGTGTATGAGTCTCGTTATTTAAGATTAGACCAGACTAAAAAGTCATTATGTTGATCTAACCACACATTCGTGCCAACTACTCCCTCAACAAGAGTAAATAATCTCTATATAATTCTTCTAAATTTTACTTTAAAAATATAAATGTGTCAATACTTATATTACAGTTTGCTTATATGATTTAGTTTATCTCTATCAATTATAGTTATTTTTCCTCTTTGAGTTGATATGATTTCTTTATTTTTAAAATCCGTAAGAATTCTAGTTATAACCTCTCGGCTTGTTCCTAATTCTTGAGCAATTCTTTCCTGTGTTAAGTATAAATAATTACTATTGTTTATATTTTGAGATAACTCTAGTAGATATTTTGAAACTCTAACATCCATTCTCTCAAATGCAATTTCTTCTAATACTTTTATAACATCTTTATATTTTTGAAATAGATTACTTACCATATACTTTTGGAAATCTAATGTATTGTAAATATATCTTTGAAAGATATCCGTTGGAATAAATACTATTGTTGTAGGCTCCATTACTTCTGCAAAAGCAGGATAGTATGAGTTTGTAATCATGCATGAAATTGATAAGTAACATGTATCTCCACTTGTAAGTTTATATAATGTAACTTCTTTTCCTTTTTCTGATATTTTATAAACTCTAATAATTCCTTTTAATATTAATGAGAAACCTCTACATTGATCTCCTCTAGAGAGAATTTGAGAGTCAGAATCAAAATTTTCTATAATAAGACTAGATTTAATCATTTCTTTAACATCTACATCTAAATGATCAATAAAAGAATACTTACTACAAAGCTTTTCTATAGTATCCATAAAATCCCCCCTAAGCTATATTTTAGCACATAAAAATAAATTTATTTTCTTTTTATTAAATTAAATGAACATATTGTATTAATTTTGCATAATGTTTATTAATAGGTTATTAAAAATACTCACCACAATAATTTTAACTTCTGAGTTATCGATAATATAGATAAAACCCATAAATACATCTAAGTGGTATGAGTATAAAGATAACTTCTTAAGAGATGAGCTTAAAGTAAATTTAAGACATCTCTTTATTTTTTGTCTATTTTTTTTTATGTATACATATATATTATTAATATCATAAATTAAGGAGGTAAATATGGGGAAAATAATAATAAATTTATTTACATCAGTTTTCACAAATCCTATAACAATTACTTT is a window from the Paraclostridium sordellii genome containing:
- a CDS encoding SEL1-like repeat protein, with amino-acid sequence MNNVKFSIKKIKGISSDPKILYTKAIFYMKLGKISEAMDLLTQASINNYSKAQYTLAKLYHGDGNIEEAEKWYKLAFKNEVEEAAYDLGNIYYKLNAYEYAIYWYEKLALLGHLRSQNNLGVLHFKLGDNQRALKWLEEASNGKLSDAFYNLGIIYEKQEDLERAFNYYKKGAILGNNYAKYNLAVIYQNHDDLKNAISYYKQLYKVGNDKACFNLGLILETEDNLEEAKIYYKRGSENGNIDCTYRLACIYDEQEDYENAKVYYKEAYEKEYKLAGYKLANIYNRDSELDVAKKYYEEVSDYNTAAINNLAGILFEEKNYEKAINLYEKAISHGIEEAKENLGDLYSQINDFDKAIHHYLTIDRILSVQIKLANIYESLGNTEKAIEYYSKALENGDVESIYRLGIIYEKLEDYQKAKDYYIQAVEKEHINARIHLGKIAFEDEDYELAKRMFEVPANEDNIYSQHMLGIIYSIYLKDYVSAKYWYEKPRLNDCIESIFNLGQLSLKLNEDSEAEKYFKEGTKLGDKKCKYMLASLYYKKSYENYESLAKENYENSQEVFDKLPKLILNFDQILIPQFETIDNISEDEEEYVPRYILSVEEDNNYVYKEKSTEMIVDGALEFNIENITK
- a CDS encoding manganese efflux pump MntP, with product MSLVSVLLTSFALSMDAFAVSITKGMTMKNITKKIAFKIAFFFGLFQGGMPLIGWLLGISFEKYIKTFDHWIALILLSFLGIKMIYESIKENKKDEVAMDLEINGLSQNTSTVDIKTKDLLVLSVATSIDALAVGVSFAFLNISIIEVVTSIAIITFLVCFTGILIGKKIGPILKNYAEIIGGIILIFIGLNIFNEHTGFISNFFR
- a CDS encoding Crp/Fnr family transcriptional regulator; this encodes MDTIEKLCSKYSFIDHLDVDVKEMIKSSLIIENFDSDSQILSRGDQCRGFSLILKGIIRVYKISEKGKEVTLYKLTSGDTCYLSISCMITNSYYPAFAEVMEPTTIVFIPTDIFQRYIYNTLDFQKYMVSNLFQKYKDVIKVLEEIAFERMDVRVSKYLLELSQNINNSNYLYLTQERIAQELGTSREVITRILTDFKNKEIISTQRGKITIIDRDKLNHISKL